The Rhodanobacter sp. LX-99 genome segment AGCAGGCACGAAACCGCTCTGCAATGCGACTTTCGGCGGCAACGACCAGTCGATCGGCGGCTGTCCGTGGGCCTCCAGGTAGCGGTTGGCGGCGGAGAAGTGGCCGCAGCCGAGGAAGCCGCGGTGGGCCGACAGCGGCGACGGGTGCACCGAGCTCAAAACGCAGTGCCGGCGGGTGTCGATGAGCTGGCCCTTGCGCTGGGCGTACGAGCCCCACAGCAGGAACACCAGCCCTTCGCGCTCGCGGTTCAGTGCGTCGATCGCCGCATCGGTGAAGCCCTCCCAACCCTTGCCCTGGTGCGAGCCGGCGCGACCTTCTTCCACCGTCAGCACGCTGTTGAGCAGCAGCACGCCGCGATCGGCCCAGGGCGTGAGGCAGCCGTGGTCGGGCCGCGGGATGCCGAGGTCGCGCTGGATCTCCTTGAAGATGTTCTCCAGCGACGGCGGCACCCGCACGCCGGGACGCACCGAGAAGCACAGGCCGTGCGCCTGGCCGGGGCCGTGGTACGGGTCCTGGCCCAGGATCACTACCCGCACCGCATCGAACGGGGTGTGTTCGAATGCCGCGAAGATCTCCGGACCGGGCGGGTAGATCCGTTTGCCGGCCCGCTTCTCCGCACGCAGGAACGCCGCCAGCGCCTGCATCTCGGGACGCAGCAGGTAGTCGCCGATGCGCGCCT includes the following:
- the ung gene encoding uracil-DNA glycosylase, which encodes MSDAAQIKLEPSWKARIGDYLLRPEMQALAAFLRAEKRAGKRIYPPGPEIFAAFEHTPFDAVRVVILGQDPYHGPGQAHGLCFSVRPGVRVPPSLENIFKEIQRDLGIPRPDHGCLTPWADRGVLLLNSVLTVEEGRAGSHQGKGWEGFTDAAIDALNREREGLVFLLWGSYAQRKGQLIDTRRHCVLSSVHPSPLSAHRGFLGCGHFSAANRYLEAHGQPPIDWSLPPKVALQSGFVPA